A single window of Ctenopharyngodon idella isolate HZGC_01 chromosome 24, HZGC01, whole genome shotgun sequence DNA harbors:
- the dynlrb2 gene encoding dynein light chain roadblock-type 2: MAEVEDTLKRIHGYSGVIGTIVVNGEGIPIRTTLDNSTTVQYVGLLHQLTMKARSTVRDIDPQNDLTFLRIRSKKHEIMVAPDKEFLFIVIQSPSE; the protein is encoded by the exons ATG GCTGAAGTCGAAGACACTTTGAAGAGGATTCACGGATATAGTGGTGTTATTGGCACAATAGTCGTTAACGGAGAAG GAATTCCCATCAGAACAACACTAGACAACTCAACGACGGTGCAGTATGTAGGACTACTGCATCAGCTGACTATGAAAGCCAGGAGTACCGTCAGAGATATCGACCCCCAGAATGACCTGACATTTCTGCGCATCAGGTCCAAGAAACACGAGATCATGGTGGCGCCAG ATAAAGAATTCCTGTTCATCGTCATCCAGAGCCCATCTGAATAG